Proteins encoded within one genomic window of Microbacterium sp. zg-B185:
- a CDS encoding NAD(P)-dependent alcohol dehydrogenase, whose translation MPITTPALLVPSSGSTFERGTVQRRDVGPHDVLIDIAYTGICHSDIHQAREEWGRAIFPMVPGHEIAGIVREVGDQVTAHAVGERVGIGCFVDSCRECENCRAGEEQFCLRGNVATYNGRYYPGSGLFDGTPTYGGYSTQIVADENYVLHIPDAIPLDRAAPLLCAGITTYSPLRHWGAGPGTRVAVIGLGGLGHMAVQIAHAMGAHVTVLSRTLAKQDEGRALGADEYYATEDPETLKTLRGRFDLIINTVSAEIPVDRYLATLRLDGALVFVGLPETPQQFRVFSLTGARRSIAGSNIGGIRETQEMLDFCAEHGIASMIETISADEVTAAYDRVVRGDVRYRFVIDTGTIPAA comes from the coding sequence ATGCCCATCACCACGCCAGCGCTCCTCGTCCCCTCGAGCGGCTCGACCTTCGAACGCGGGACAGTGCAGCGCCGGGATGTCGGACCGCACGATGTGCTCATCGACATCGCCTACACCGGCATCTGCCATTCCGACATCCACCAGGCGCGCGAGGAATGGGGGCGCGCGATCTTCCCCATGGTTCCCGGACACGAGATCGCAGGGATCGTGCGCGAGGTCGGCGACCAGGTCACCGCGCACGCCGTCGGCGAGCGCGTGGGCATCGGATGCTTCGTGGATTCGTGTCGGGAATGCGAGAACTGCCGCGCCGGCGAAGAGCAGTTCTGCCTCCGGGGGAATGTGGCGACCTACAACGGGCGCTACTACCCGGGTTCCGGGCTGTTCGACGGCACCCCCACCTACGGCGGGTACAGCACCCAGATCGTCGCCGATGAGAACTATGTGCTGCACATCCCGGACGCGATCCCGCTGGACCGGGCAGCGCCGCTGCTGTGCGCCGGGATCACGACGTACTCGCCGCTGCGGCACTGGGGTGCCGGTCCCGGCACCCGGGTCGCCGTGATCGGACTGGGCGGGCTCGGGCACATGGCGGTGCAGATCGCTCACGCGATGGGCGCGCACGTCACGGTCCTGTCCCGCACGCTGGCCAAGCAGGACGAAGGCAGGGCACTCGGCGCCGACGAGTACTACGCCACTGAGGATCCCGAAACGCTGAAGACGCTGCGGGGTCGCTTCGATCTGATCATCAACACCGTGTCAGCCGAGATCCCGGTCGACCGCTACCTCGCGACGCTGCGCCTGGACGGGGCGCTGGTGTTCGTCGGGCTTCCGGAGACTCCGCAGCAGTTCCGTGTCTTCTCGCTGACCGGCGCGCGCCGCTCGATCGCGGGCTCGAACATCGGCGGCATCCGCGAGACCCAGGAGATGCTCGATTTCTGCGCCGAGCACGGCATCGCCTCGATGATCGAGACGATCTCGGCGGACGAGGTCACCGCCGCGTACGACCGGGTCGTGCGGGGCGACGTCCGCTACCGCTTCGTCATCGACACGGGGACCATCCCCGCAGCCTAG
- a CDS encoding ABC transporter permease: MKTIVKHRLFWPVVALVALIAINTIARPQFILITVRNGELYGALIDILRNSAPLMLVALGMTIVIATRGIDLSVGAIMAVSGAVALTIIDASSEPGSLGTVLVALAVALLVALVLGVWNGFLVAVVGIQPIIATLVLMLAGRGVALLITEGFITTVNSGPYEFIATGYLIGLPFAFLISLAAIATIALVERRTALGVLTEAVGINPEASRLAGVRARGIVFSAYAVSGLLAGMAGIIYSSNIRAADANAAGLFIELYAILAVVLGGTSLMGGKFTIAGTVIGVLTIQTLEATILFLGVPSAQSPVFFALVVIIVVLVQSPRLHRWGRRAISTAGSRSRSDAGDRAGVAS, translated from the coding sequence GTGAAGACGATCGTGAAGCATCGGCTGTTCTGGCCGGTCGTCGCGCTGGTCGCGCTCATCGCGATCAACACGATCGCGCGACCGCAGTTCATCCTCATCACCGTGCGCAACGGCGAGCTGTACGGGGCGCTCATCGACATCCTCCGCAACAGCGCCCCGCTCATGCTGGTCGCCCTGGGCATGACGATCGTGATCGCCACCCGCGGCATCGACCTCTCCGTGGGAGCGATCATGGCCGTCTCGGGTGCCGTCGCCCTGACGATCATCGACGCCTCGTCCGAGCCGGGCAGTCTCGGCACTGTTCTGGTGGCACTGGCCGTGGCGCTGCTCGTCGCGCTCGTGCTCGGCGTCTGGAACGGCTTCCTCGTCGCCGTCGTGGGCATCCAGCCGATCATCGCCACCCTGGTGCTGATGCTGGCAGGTCGCGGAGTCGCGCTGCTGATCACCGAGGGCTTCATCACGACCGTCAACAGCGGCCCGTACGAGTTCATCGCCACCGGGTACCTGATCGGCCTCCCGTTCGCATTCCTCATCTCCCTCGCCGCGATCGCCACCATCGCGCTGGTGGAGAGACGCACGGCACTGGGGGTGCTCACCGAAGCGGTGGGCATCAACCCGGAAGCCAGCCGGCTGGCCGGCGTGCGGGCCCGCGGGATCGTCTTCAGCGCGTACGCGGTCAGCGGCCTCCTGGCCGGCATGGCGGGAATCATCTACAGCTCCAACATCCGCGCGGCCGACGCGAACGCTGCAGGTCTGTTCATCGAGCTGTACGCGATCCTCGCCGTCGTGCTCGGCGGCACCTCGCTGATGGGCGGCAAGTTCACCATCGCCGGAACCGTGATCGGCGTGCTCACGATCCAGACCCTGGAGGCCACAATCCTCTTCCTCGGCGTTCCGTCGGCACAGAGCCCGGTGTTCTTCGCGCTGGTCGTGATCATCGTGGTGCTCGTCCAGTCCCCCCGGCTGCACCGCTGGGGACGCCGCGCGATCAGCACCGCTGGCAGCAGGAGCCGGTCCGATGCGGGCGATCGGGCGGGGGTGGCCTCATGA
- a CDS encoding LacI family DNA-binding transcriptional regulator, giving the protein MTDEKPARVANIFDVARLAGVSHQTVSRVLNDLPNVRPATRERVEHAIAQLRYSPSPAARALVTRRTRTIGLVAPGVSDHGPTSIAMHFNFAARAERYNVETVSALDPDPAGVRGVIEGLLRQRVDAIVLIVVDVGVLEVVRGLDLGIPVVAAAATARRSPLIVSIDQYRGARAAVRHLAELGHRRIVHVAGAARAPDALERVRGWRDELAARRLEIVEPVHGDWSAASGHRIGRELEIEAGMAVFAGNDHMAIGLMSALRERGLRVPEDVSVVGFDDVPEAAYLYPPLTTVRQDFAALGELIMQKVLVAVEEPDSVTEDTPLPTHLIVRTSTRAPAG; this is encoded by the coding sequence GTGACCGACGAGAAGCCGGCGCGCGTGGCGAACATCTTCGACGTGGCCCGGCTCGCGGGCGTCTCGCATCAGACGGTGTCGCGCGTCCTGAACGATCTGCCGAACGTTCGCCCGGCCACCCGGGAACGCGTCGAGCACGCGATCGCCCAGCTGCGCTACAGCCCCTCCCCGGCCGCGCGGGCGCTCGTCACACGCCGCACCCGGACGATCGGACTGGTGGCGCCGGGGGTGTCCGACCACGGTCCCACGTCGATCGCGATGCATTTCAACTTCGCGGCGCGTGCGGAGCGCTATAACGTCGAGACGGTCAGCGCACTGGACCCCGACCCGGCCGGCGTGCGGGGTGTGATCGAGGGCTTGCTGCGCCAGCGCGTGGACGCGATCGTGCTCATCGTCGTGGATGTCGGAGTGCTCGAGGTGGTACGCGGCCTCGACCTCGGCATCCCGGTGGTCGCCGCCGCCGCGACGGCACGCCGCAGCCCGCTGATCGTCTCGATCGATCAGTACCGCGGCGCGCGGGCCGCCGTGCGCCATCTCGCCGAACTCGGCCACCGTCGCATCGTGCACGTGGCCGGCGCCGCTCGGGCGCCGGACGCCCTGGAACGGGTCCGCGGGTGGCGCGACGAGCTGGCGGCGCGCCGGCTGGAGATCGTCGAGCCGGTGCACGGCGACTGGTCGGCTGCGAGCGGTCACCGGATCGGCCGCGAACTGGAGATCGAAGCCGGTATGGCGGTGTTCGCCGGTAACGACCACATGGCGATCGGGCTGATGTCCGCGCTGCGCGAGCGCGGACTGCGCGTCCCAGAGGACGTCAGCGTCGTCGGGTTCGACGACGTTCCGGAAGCGGCATATCTTTACCCCCCGCTGACCACCGTGCGACAGGATTTCGCGGCGCTCGGGGAGCTCATCATGCAGAAGGTCCTGGTCGCCGTCGAGGAGCCGGACAGCGTGACCGAAGACACTCCGCTGCCGACCCATCTGATCGTGCGCACCTCCACCCGGGCACCCGCCGGCTGA
- a CDS encoding TetR/AcrR family transcriptional regulator — MVAPVKTPRSTYRQEQAEATKLRIADAAQTLFASQGYGATSMEAIARAAGVANRTVYAAVGAKRHILTLICERWLERARAVPRAAAVLDEPDPVARLRGAAGWITALYSTDFDVALILDSAVDEDPETRELLRTKLRGRNRVMDRFIDSVEPALSLPPADARAIYRALAATGVYGGLVGDAGWSPDRFERWLADTLVGQLLT, encoded by the coding sequence ATGGTCGCTCCCGTCAAGACCCCTCGCTCGACGTACCGCCAGGAGCAGGCCGAGGCGACGAAGCTGCGGATCGCGGATGCCGCCCAGACCCTGTTCGCATCGCAGGGGTATGGCGCGACGAGCATGGAGGCCATCGCCCGTGCGGCGGGTGTGGCCAACCGCACCGTGTACGCCGCGGTCGGCGCGAAGCGGCACATCCTGACGCTGATCTGCGAGCGGTGGCTGGAGCGGGCGCGCGCCGTCCCGCGCGCCGCAGCCGTGCTGGACGAGCCGGACCCGGTCGCACGCCTGCGCGGAGCGGCGGGTTGGATCACCGCGCTCTACTCGACCGATTTCGATGTCGCGCTGATTCTGGACTCGGCAGTGGACGAGGACCCCGAGACCCGCGAGCTGCTGCGCACGAAACTGCGTGGACGCAATCGCGTCATGGACAGGTTCATCGACTCGGTGGAGCCCGCGTTGTCGCTCCCCCCGGCGGATGCGAGAGCCATCTACCGCGCCTTGGCGGCCACGGGCGTATACGGCGGGCTGGTGGGGGATGCCGGCTGGAGTCCGGATCGCTTCGAACGCTGGCTCGCCGACACGCTGGTCGGTCAGCTTCTCACCTGA
- a CDS encoding sugar ABC transporter ATP-binding protein, with the protein MSADTAVGPVVEMTGITVRFPGVLALDAVDFTLRPGEVHALMGENGAGKSTLIKALTGVQAVDAGTIVVSGGPRRFSSTADAQSAGISTVYQEVNLCANLSVGENVMLGHERRRGAGIDWRATHREAAEHLGSLGLAIDTQSTLSSHSIAIQQLIAIGRAMVLDAKVLILDEPTSSLDRGEVEQLFTVIRDLRGRGVAILFVSHFLDQVYEISDRITVLRNGQLVGEYAIGRLPRGALVTKMIGRELDELAALASVADRTIDRTGTPVLKATGIGRRGVLEPADIAVYDGEVVGIAGLLGSGRTELVRLLYGADRSDSGQLEVGGRATRHTTPRHAIENRVAFSSENRRAEGIIADLTVAENIVLGIQARRGALRKVSRAEAEAVVAEYIAALGVRPAVPGMLAGNLSGGNQQKVLLARWLATAPKLIVLDEPTRGIDVGAKADIQRKVAELSAQGLSVVFISSELEEVLRLAQRVVVMRDRRKIGELDSSDVSIEGLIDYIADERQESVA; encoded by the coding sequence ATGTCCGCGGACACCGCAGTCGGCCCGGTCGTCGAAATGACCGGAATCACCGTTCGATTCCCCGGCGTGCTCGCCCTGGATGCCGTCGATTTCACGCTCCGCCCCGGTGAGGTGCACGCACTGATGGGCGAGAACGGGGCCGGCAAGTCGACCCTGATCAAGGCGCTCACCGGAGTGCAGGCGGTGGACGCCGGGACCATCGTGGTCAGCGGCGGGCCGCGAAGGTTCAGCAGCACGGCCGATGCGCAATCCGCCGGCATCTCCACGGTGTACCAGGAGGTGAACCTGTGCGCGAACCTCTCGGTCGGGGAGAACGTCATGCTCGGACACGAGCGACGTCGCGGTGCTGGAATCGACTGGAGGGCGACGCATCGCGAGGCGGCGGAGCACCTCGGCAGCCTCGGACTGGCCATCGACACCCAATCGACCCTCTCCAGCCACTCCATCGCCATCCAGCAGCTGATCGCGATCGGCCGCGCCATGGTGCTGGATGCGAAGGTGCTGATCTTGGACGAGCCCACCTCGAGCCTGGATCGCGGCGAGGTCGAGCAGCTCTTCACCGTCATCCGCGACCTCCGCGGTCGCGGAGTCGCGATCCTGTTCGTGAGCCACTTCCTCGACCAGGTGTACGAGATCTCCGATCGGATCACCGTCCTGCGCAACGGACAGCTGGTCGGTGAGTACGCCATCGGCCGGCTTCCGCGCGGTGCGCTGGTGACGAAGATGATCGGCCGCGAACTGGACGAGCTGGCCGCCCTGGCCTCCGTCGCAGACCGGACGATCGATCGCACCGGAACGCCTGTCCTGAAGGCGACCGGGATCGGACGTCGGGGCGTGCTGGAACCGGCGGACATCGCCGTCTACGACGGCGAAGTCGTCGGTATCGCGGGACTGCTCGGCTCCGGCCGCACCGAACTGGTGCGCCTGCTCTACGGTGCCGACCGCTCGGACTCCGGTCAGCTGGAGGTCGGCGGCCGTGCCACCAGGCACACCACACCGCGTCACGCGATCGAGAACCGGGTGGCCTTCTCGTCCGAGAACCGCCGCGCCGAGGGCATCATCGCCGACCTCACCGTCGCCGAGAACATCGTCCTGGGAATCCAGGCCCGCCGGGGCGCGCTGCGCAAGGTGAGCCGCGCCGAGGCCGAAGCGGTGGTCGCCGAGTACATCGCCGCCCTCGGCGTCCGTCCCGCCGTGCCCGGAATGCTGGCCGGCAACCTCTCCGGCGGCAACCAGCAGAAGGTGCTGCTGGCCCGGTGGCTGGCGACAGCCCCGAAACTGATCGTTCTGGACGAGCCGACCCGAGGCATCGACGTCGGCGCGAAGGCCGACATCCAGCGCAAGGTGGCCGAGCTGAGCGCTCAGGGGCTCTCGGTCGTCTTCATCTCCTCGGAATTGGAGGAGGTGCTCCGCCTGGCGCAGCGGGTCGTGGTCATGCGGGACCGCCGCAAGATCGGCGAGCTGGATTCCAGCGACGTCTCGATCGAGGGGCTGATCGACTACATCGCCGACGAGAGACAGGAGAGCGTCGCGTGA
- a CDS encoding sugar ABC transporter permease YjfF (membrane component of a putative sugar ABC transporter system), whose amino-acid sequence MTKSLELEPRRADARSRYATFMSRRASLMPTFAAVAILIVLLISAQARFPKFLSPGNLSALLLDNAYLVVLAVGLTFVILTGGIDLSVGSVMAFTGILGASLLAQGMPAGIVVPIMLVSGALIGLLIGVLVHYFDVQPFIASLAGLFLARGLAFVVSLSSIRVEDPAVLWLQRTRFQVAGWYITPTGIIALVAVAIAAYVLLWTRFGRTVYAIGGGEQSARLMGLNVARTKVMVYVISGVCGGLAGLLLTAYSGAGYPRNGIGTELDAIAAVVIGGTLLSGGTGYVLGSLIGVLVYGTIKKVISFMGAEQAWTQIIIGALLLLFIVVQRVIVTRSQRRR is encoded by the coding sequence ATGACGAAAAGCCTGGAACTCGAGCCCCGCCGCGCCGACGCCAGATCCCGGTATGCGACGTTCATGAGCAGGCGTGCCTCGCTCATGCCGACCTTCGCGGCGGTGGCGATCCTGATCGTGCTGCTGATCAGCGCTCAGGCCCGGTTCCCGAAGTTCCTCAGTCCCGGGAACCTGTCTGCACTGCTGCTGGACAACGCCTACCTCGTCGTCCTGGCGGTCGGACTCACCTTCGTCATCCTCACCGGCGGCATCGACCTCTCGGTCGGCTCCGTCATGGCCTTCACCGGCATCCTCGGCGCCAGCCTGCTCGCACAGGGGATGCCCGCCGGGATCGTCGTGCCGATCATGCTGGTCTCCGGCGCGCTCATCGGTCTGCTCATCGGGGTCCTCGTGCACTATTTCGACGTGCAGCCGTTCATCGCATCCTTGGCGGGGCTGTTCCTGGCCCGCGGGCTCGCCTTCGTCGTGAGCCTCTCATCCATCCGCGTGGAGGACCCGGCGGTGCTCTGGCTGCAGCGCACGCGGTTCCAGGTGGCCGGGTGGTACATCACCCCGACGGGCATCATCGCGCTGGTCGCCGTCGCGATCGCCGCGTACGTGCTGCTGTGGACCCGCTTCGGGCGCACCGTGTATGCGATCGGCGGCGGCGAGCAGTCCGCGCGACTGATGGGACTGAACGTCGCGCGCACCAAGGTCATGGTCTACGTCATCAGCGGCGTCTGCGGCGGACTGGCCGGGCTGCTGCTGACCGCGTATTCGGGCGCCGGATACCCGCGCAACGGAATCGGCACGGAACTGGACGCGATAGCTGCGGTGGTCATCGGCGGAACGCTCCTGTCCGGAGGGACCGGCTACGTGCTCGGGTCGCTGATCGGCGTGCTGGTCTACGGCACGATCAAGAAGGTGATCTCCTTCATGGGGGCAGAGCAGGCGTGGACGCAGATCATCATCGGAGCGTTGCTCCTGCTGTTCATCGTGGTGCAGCGCGTGATCGTCACGCGATCGCAAAGACGCAGATAG
- a CDS encoding ester cyclase: protein MSDQRAMPAAVRVLERMLLEGFATGNTAIVDELCAPDMVEHQFGMSGRGREAIDKVKRGITEVHRAMPDIRFTVGDWTQDGDTVWVRAEATATQTGPFIGPPTGAPVHLTVIDIARVVDGRIVEHWGVPDRFAILAQTGQLRRLIPTP, encoded by the coding sequence ATGAGTGATCAGAGAGCGATGCCCGCCGCGGTGCGGGTGCTGGAGCGGATGCTGCTGGAGGGATTCGCCACCGGCAACACCGCCATCGTGGACGAGCTGTGCGCACCGGACATGGTCGAGCATCAGTTCGGGATGAGCGGGCGGGGGCGGGAAGCGATCGACAAAGTGAAACGTGGGATCACCGAGGTGCATCGGGCGATGCCCGACATCCGCTTCACGGTGGGGGACTGGACGCAGGACGGCGACACCGTCTGGGTCCGTGCGGAGGCGACGGCGACTCAGACCGGACCCTTCATCGGGCCGCCGACCGGAGCGCCCGTCCACCTGACCGTGATCGATATCGCGCGGGTGGTGGACGGCAGGATCGTGGAGCACTGGGGCGTGCCCGACCGGTTCGCGATCCTCGCCCAGACCGGGCAGCTGCGCCGTCTCATCCCGACGCCGTGA
- a CDS encoding DNA starvation/stationary phase protection protein, with amino-acid sequence MATIEKSTAVSPKSKRSARGGAGAKTTRRQNAEKGFVASKELGQNMQAVLVDLLELQMQGKQAHWNVVGRNFRDTHRILDEIIEAAREFSDTVAERMRALHLVPDGRSDIVAATTTLPEYPQGEVDTSETVDLITARLEGTVATMRDVHDDVDDEDPTTADILHAIIESLEQFAWMVSAENRKPAAARA; translated from the coding sequence ATGGCCACTATTGAAAAGTCCACTGCCGTTTCCCCCAAGAGCAAGCGATCCGCTCGGGGCGGTGCGGGAGCGAAGACCACGCGACGGCAGAACGCCGAGAAGGGCTTCGTCGCATCCAAGGAGCTCGGCCAGAACATGCAGGCGGTGCTGGTGGACCTGCTGGAGCTGCAGATGCAGGGCAAGCAGGCGCACTGGAACGTCGTGGGCCGCAACTTCCGCGACACCCACCGGATCCTGGATGAGATCATCGAGGCCGCGCGGGAGTTCAGCGACACCGTGGCCGAGCGGATGCGGGCGCTGCACCTGGTTCCCGACGGTCGCAGCGACATCGTCGCGGCGACCACCACCCTGCCGGAGTATCCGCAGGGCGAGGTCGACACGTCCGAGACGGTCGACCTGATCACCGCCCGACTCGAGGGCACCGTCGCCACGATGCGCGACGTGCACGACGATGTCGACGACGAGGATCCGACCACCGCCGACATCCTGCATGCGATCATCGAGAGTCTCGAGCAGTTCGCCTGGATGGTCAGCGCCGAGAATCGCAAGCCCGCGGCCGCGCGCGCCTGA
- a CDS encoding spermidine synthase — MIARFEELDWQPTRMGELTLRRRAEPTTGQVIYEVKLGDEYLMSSLFTVAEEELARLGLAAASGADLTVLVGGLGLGYTAVAALRDPRVRSLTVIDALPAVIGWHERELLPVSGELVRDPRTRLVADDFFAVMRREPVGDRRYDVILLDVDHSPRHQLDPTHADLYTVAGLQALKRHLTVGGVFALWSDDPPDAEFLDVLTAVFDGPVAHVVEFDNALTGGVSSNTVYVAAHRSAPPA; from the coding sequence ATGATCGCGCGGTTCGAAGAGCTCGACTGGCAGCCGACCCGGATGGGTGAGCTCACGCTGCGCCGCCGCGCCGAACCCACGACGGGCCAGGTCATCTACGAGGTCAAGCTCGGTGACGAATACCTGATGTCGAGCCTGTTCACCGTCGCCGAGGAGGAGCTCGCCCGGCTGGGCCTGGCCGCGGCCTCCGGAGCGGACCTCACGGTGCTGGTCGGTGGGCTCGGCCTCGGATACACGGCGGTCGCGGCCCTGCGCGATCCTCGCGTGCGATCGCTGACGGTGATCGATGCGCTGCCGGCCGTTATCGGCTGGCACGAACGGGAACTGCTGCCCGTCTCGGGCGAACTGGTCCGCGATCCGCGCACGAGGCTGGTCGCCGACGATTTCTTCGCCGTGATGCGACGGGAGCCCGTCGGGGATCGCCGCTACGACGTCATCCTGCTCGACGTCGACCACTCGCCTCGTCACCAGTTGGACCCCACTCACGCCGATCTGTACACCGTCGCCGGTCTGCAGGCGCTGAAGCGGCATCTCACCGTCGGTGGAGTGTTCGCACTGTGGTCGGACGACCCGCCGGACGCGGAATTCCTCGACGTCCTCACTGCAGTGTTCGACGGTCCGGTGGCGCACGTCGTCGAGTTCGACAACGCCCTCACCGGCGGTGTCTCCTCCAACACGGTCTATGTCGCTGCACACCGGAGCGCCCCGCCGGCGTAG
- a CDS encoding TIGR03885 family FMN-dependent LLM class oxidoreductase, with translation MVFVGYHASHEQVPPSRLLAAVVRAEQVGFDGAMCSDHLAPWGIAQGESGYAWSWLGAALASTSFSLGVVTAPGQRYHPVISAQAIATVEEMFPGRFWAALGSGEAVNEHVTGDPWPSKERRNARLEASVGVIRELLAGREVSHTSEITVDRARVWSLPAEPPPLLGAAVTAETAGWLARWADGLATVAQPPEKLTDVLRAYADAGGTGPRVLQVHVSLEDTEEAALRVAREQWRHSAITESLWDIEQPEHFDKLAGEPTDDQLRNGALICADPIELADRVASLVALGFDRVFVHGISKDQDAFLERAERDLLPALRRAM, from the coding sequence ATGGTCTTTGTCGGCTATCACGCCTCGCACGAACAGGTCCCGCCCAGCAGACTCCTTGCGGCGGTCGTCCGCGCCGAGCAGGTGGGCTTCGACGGGGCGATGTGCTCGGATCATCTCGCCCCGTGGGGGATCGCGCAAGGCGAATCCGGGTACGCCTGGAGCTGGCTGGGAGCAGCGCTCGCATCGACCTCGTTCTCCCTCGGCGTCGTCACGGCGCCCGGTCAGCGCTACCACCCGGTTATCAGCGCGCAGGCCATCGCCACCGTCGAGGAGATGTTCCCCGGCAGATTCTGGGCGGCGCTGGGCAGCGGCGAGGCCGTCAATGAACACGTCACCGGCGACCCCTGGCCGTCGAAGGAACGGCGCAACGCGCGACTGGAGGCCTCGGTCGGGGTGATCCGCGAGCTGCTGGCCGGGCGTGAGGTCTCGCACACCAGCGAAATCACGGTGGACCGCGCTCGCGTCTGGAGTCTGCCCGCCGAACCGCCGCCCCTGCTGGGTGCGGCGGTCACCGCCGAGACTGCCGGGTGGCTGGCCCGGTGGGCGGACGGACTGGCGACCGTGGCCCAGCCGCCCGAGAAGCTGACCGACGTGCTGCGGGCCTATGCCGACGCGGGCGGAACCGGTCCCCGCGTGCTGCAGGTGCATGTCTCACTGGAAGACACGGAGGAAGCGGCGCTGCGTGTTGCTCGGGAGCAGTGGCGCCATTCGGCGATCACCGAGTCGCTCTGGGACATCGAGCAGCCCGAGCACTTCGACAAACTGGCCGGCGAGCCCACCGACGACCAACTGCGGAACGGCGCCCTCATCTGCGCCGACCCGATCGAACTGGCAGACCGGGTCGCCAGTCTGGTCGCGCTGGGGTTCGACCGGGTCTTCGTCCACGGCATCAGCAAGGATCAGGATGCCTTCCTGGAGCGAGCGGAACGCGATCTGCTCCCCGCGCTGCGGAGGGCGATGTGA
- a CDS encoding sugar ABC transporter ATP-binding protein, with translation MEESRPLLQLRGATVRFGAESAIDDVDFRMFAGEVHSLMGENGAGKSTLIKAITGAIPLDSGSLAVAGERVRFRTPHDAQRAGISTVYQEIDLLPNLTVAENICLGREPRRFGALDWAAMRTRARDVLADLGLDIDPASILATHSLAVQQLVAIARAISADVRVLVLDEPTSSLDADEVAELFRVMRDLTQRGVGILFVSHFLEQVYEICDRITVLRGGRLVGEYVPSELLRIDLVQKMLGRAVAELGVRGRIEAAPDAEAVLHGSGITRSPGITGADVELAEGDVLGLAGLLGSGRTELARALTGIDRLDAGIITISGQPAELTGPRRAISLGVVYSSENRRIEGIISELSVQENITLALQAERGIVRRLRAQQRRELAISWIEALDIRPPDPDRPAGTLSGGNQQKVLLARLLALSPRVIVLDEPTRGIDVGAKVEIQNLVGELADNGLSVVFISAELEEVLRVASKVAVLRAGRVVQTLASDSLTVDSLMALVAQPDEYSEVPASITAPAESPPSTTRPRGGPA, from the coding sequence ATGGAGGAGTCTCGCCCGTTGCTGCAGCTGCGCGGCGCCACGGTGCGGTTCGGGGCGGAGTCGGCGATCGACGATGTGGACTTCCGCATGTTCGCCGGCGAGGTGCACTCGCTCATGGGTGAGAACGGCGCGGGGAAATCCACCCTCATCAAGGCGATAACCGGCGCCATCCCCCTGGACAGCGGCAGCCTCGCCGTCGCGGGCGAGCGCGTGCGGTTCCGCACGCCGCACGATGCGCAACGGGCCGGGATCAGCACGGTCTACCAGGAGATCGATCTGCTCCCGAATCTGACGGTGGCGGAGAACATCTGCCTGGGTCGGGAGCCGCGCAGATTCGGAGCGCTGGATTGGGCGGCGATGCGCACACGCGCACGCGATGTGCTCGCCGACCTGGGGCTGGACATCGACCCGGCCTCGATTCTGGCGACTCATTCGCTCGCGGTGCAACAGCTGGTCGCGATCGCGCGGGCGATCTCGGCCGATGTGCGCGTGCTCGTCCTGGACGAGCCCACCTCCAGCCTGGACGCCGACGAAGTCGCCGAGCTCTTCCGCGTCATGCGCGACCTGACGCAGCGCGGCGTCGGGATCCTGTTCGTCTCGCATTTCCTCGAGCAGGTGTACGAGATCTGCGACCGCATCACCGTTCTGCGCGGCGGCCGACTCGTCGGCGAGTACGTGCCCTCGGAACTGCTGCGGATCGACCTGGTGCAGAAGATGCTGGGACGCGCCGTCGCCGAACTGGGCGTACGCGGTCGGATCGAGGCTGCTCCGGATGCCGAGGCGGTTCTGCACGGCAGCGGTATCACCCGCAGCCCGGGGATCACGGGTGCGGACGTGGAACTGGCCGAGGGCGACGTGCTGGGGCTGGCCGGACTTCTCGGGTCGGGCCGCACCGAGCTGGCACGCGCGCTGACCGGGATCGACCGGCTGGATGCCGGCATCATCACCATCAGCGGGCAGCCGGCGGAGCTGACCGGTCCGCGCCGGGCGATCTCGCTCGGTGTGGTCTACTCCTCCGAGAACCGCCGCATCGAGGGGATCATCAGCGAGCTGAGCGTTCAGGAGAACATCACTCTGGCACTGCAGGCCGAGCGCGGAATCGTGCGTCGCCTGCGTGCGCAGCAGCGCCGCGAGCTGGCCATCAGCTGGATCGAGGCCTTGGACATCCGCCCCCCGGATCCCGATCGCCCTGCTGGCACCCTGTCCGGGGGCAATCAGCAGAAGGTGCTGCTGGCGCGCCTGCTCGCCCTGTCGCCTCGCGTCATCGTCCTGGACGAACCCACCCGCGGCATCGACGTCGGAGCAAAAGTCGAGATCCAGAACCTGGTCGGCGAACTGGCCGACAACGGCCTGTCGGTCGTGTTCATCTCGGCAGAGCTCGAAGAGGTGCTCCGGGTCGCCAGCAAGGTCGCCGTGCTGCGCGCCGGACGCGTCGTCCAGACGCTTGCGTCAGACAGCCTCACGGTCGACTCGCTGATGGCGCTGGTCGCACAACCCGATGAGTACAGCGAGGTGCCGGCCTCGATCACGGCGCCCGCCGAGTCGCCGCCGTCCACCACCCGGCCGCGCGGAGGGCCGGCGTGA